From the genome of Lutzomyia longipalpis isolate SR_M1_2022 chromosome 2, ASM2433408v1, one region includes:
- the LOC129788650 gene encoding ubiquitin-conjugating enzyme E2-24 kDa, translated as MSTTAGSSSGGGTGGGGRGRNNATSNNGAAPASDPRNDSKESKPNPKISKALGTSAKRIQKELAEITLDPPPNCSAGPKGDNLYEWVSTILGPPGSVYEGGVFFLDIHFSPEYPFKPPKVTFRTRIYHCNINSQGVICLDILKDNWSPALTISKVLLSICSLLTDCNPADPLVGSIATQYLQNREEHDRIARLWTKRYAT; from the exons ATGTCGACAACAGCTGGATCCAGTAGTGGAGGCGGAACTGGTGGTGGAGGACGCGGAAGGAACAATGCAACGAGCAACAATGGCGCAGCTCCGGCATCAGATCCGCGGAATGATTCAAAAGAATCCAAACCCAATCCCAAGATCTCCAAAGCCCTCGGCACATCAGCTAAGCGAATTCAGAAGGAACTGGCAGAGATTACGTTAGATCCACCACCAAATTGCAGTGCTGGACCAAAGGGGGATAATCTCTATGAGTGGGTATCGACGATCCTTGGGCCTCCGGGATCAGTGTACGAGGGTGGTGTGTTCTTCTTGGACATTCACTTTTCGCCTGAATATCCCTTCAAGCCTCCAAAG GTGACCTTCCGGACTCGGATATATCATTGCAACATAAACAGCCAAGGTGTGATCTGCCTGGATATTCTCAAGGACAATTGGTCACCAGCATTGACCATTTCGAAGGTCCTTCTCTCAATTTGCTCCCTTTTGACAGACTGCAATCCGG CTGATCCACTTGTGGGAAGTATTGCAACGCAATATCTCCAAAATAGAGAAGAGCACGATAGAATCGCTCGACTGTGGACTAAACG CTATGCTACGTGA
- the LOC129788640 gene encoding ribosome biogenesis protein WDR12 homolog — MEIETAEGQLQIQLKTKQKQYAVPDIPYSIAGSVSSVELNTLVNTLLQEADSCHKGVEFDFLVAGEFLRVNLGEHLKQLGISFEDIIDIEYVERFPSPEPQDCLIHDDWVSAVKCRNDWILTGCYDSTLNIWTTKGEHKLTIPGHTSPIKAVTWISLDADNGMFVSTSQDQTAMIWSWDIAKNKAECLYVCRGHERGIDCVDVSGNGQKMATGSWDTMLKIWSASPEESADEAAAAKKARMEQGKARTPLITLQGHKEAISAVQWIDNDTILTGSWDHTMKIWDLSLEGLKSEIVGNKSFFDVHFSKLNGMIITCSADKNLRLFDPRGGKGASHTVQSTYLGHTQWVQSVCWSSIEEHLFISGSYDNQVKLWDMRSPKAPLFDLSGHEEKVMDCDWSNPKFMISGGADNTVRIFKSKKVARL; from the exons ATGGAAATTGAAACGGCAGAGGGACAGCTGCAAATTCAGCTGAAAACTAAACAAAAAca ATATGCAGTTCCGGACATTCCATACTCCATAGCTGGGAGTGTCTCAAGCGTGGAGTTGAATACACTCGTAAATACCTTGCTACAGGAAGCGGATTCATGCCATAAAGGggttgaatttgattttctcgTTGCTGGAGAATTTCTTCGGGTAAATCTTGGGGAACATCTCAAGCAATTGGGAATATCCTTTGAGGATATCATTGACATTGAGTACGTTGAGAGATTCCCATCGCCAGAGCCACAGGATTGTCTCATTCACGATGATTGGGTATCAGCGGTAAAGTGCCGGAATGATTG GATCCTGACAGGATGCTATGACAGTACATTGAACATTTGGACCACAAAGGGAGAGCACAAACTCACAATTCCAGGCCACACATCCCCCATTAAGGCAGTCACGTGGATATCCTTGGATGCAGACAATGGGATGTTTGTGAGCACATCGCAGGATCAGACAGCAATGATTTGGTCTTGGGATATTGCAAAGAACAAGGCGGAATGCCTCTACGTCTGCCGGGGACACGAGAGGGGCATCGACTGTGTCGATGTGAGTGGGAATGGGCAGAAAATGGCAACAGGAAGTTGGGATACAATGCTGAAAATTTGGTCAGCAAGCCCCGAAGAGTCCGCAGATGAGGCAGCAGCTGCAAAGAAGGCACGAATGGAGCAAGGAAAAGCCAGA ACTCCTCTAATAACGCTCCAGGGGCACAAGGAAGCAATCTCAGCTGTTCAATGGATAGACAATGACACCATTCTCACTGGTTCGTGGGATCACACAATGAAGATTTGGGATCTATCGCTGGAGGGGCTCAAATCCGAAATTGTTGGcaataaatctttctttgACGTGCACTTCTCGAAACTCAATGGGATGATCATTACCTGCTCGGCTGATAAGAATTTGCGCCTCTTTGATCCACGTGGGGGCAAAGGGGCTTCCCATACAGTTCAAAGCACCTACCTTGGGCACACCCAATGGGTTCAATCTGTTTGCTGGTCATCAATTGAAGAGCATCTCTTCATTTCCGGCTCCTATGACAATCAAGTGAAGCTCTGGGATATGCGAAG CCCCAAAGCGCCCCTTTTCGATCTTTCCGGACACGAGGAAAAGGTGATGGATTGCGATTGGTCAAATCCCAAATTCATGATATCCGGTGGAGCTGACAACACTGTGAGGATCTTCAAATCCAAAAAAGTAGCAAGATTGTGA
- the LOC129788633 gene encoding A-kinase anchor protein 10, mitochondrial encodes MLKIFKKSGRGRREDQHRRQENPKVADEQKKRHSGGKFEAPPTTLTESEKACEGAKDSDEDTTRSRLSKNLLEILSEKSSLCYFVQFLEERKGLPLIKFWLDVESFRTSAQVCDGFKYYSTPNSSNYKTNTKSTSSEGCDDMSCFSVDYDDSVSIGSERFSTVDGGGDDGSCDIRRGDDGKSTVSDDLSGQLSKITDFIENPEEDVASYSKLCDISTGQLGGEEKARNDRSQEGSTPEVEGGGVAGEKMRPDTTKVQTCIATDAVRIFRKYFTSNSPYWIDIPAPIHAKISLALCTEDTGAGFPVSPYCFEDAQKCVFSRLEMEHLNDFLDSVFYCKYCVDVVTGEGLQLRDILHSESALFYFLEFLEQENMRDYLDFWVSATNFRRQFAESGDRMVHAEAQSDAMVLYEKYFSLQANTSLQFSDAVRFHVEERICSQTEPIFTCFDHPVRIVEHFLNANYFGGFIKSQLFYKYLSELLNRIQEHKRATGHARRSHRKTFSDCSGSISTQNTLLAMETPQKHRAVRSSSTSDMQIDSRHISDPDLLWRRSSLTHGLSFGRINALGRYERDFEMENGEDRWSLSAGGSKLKKAMRKLVNLPEDKVQEEIAWQVAEMIVKDITNITLNHDTKT; translated from the exons ATgctgaaaatcttcaaaaagtCAG GTCGCGGACGAAGAGAAGATCAACACCGGAGGCAGGAAAACCCCAAGGTTGCTGATGAGCAGAAGAAGAGACACAGTGGCGGGAAATTCGAGGCACCACCTACCACCTTGACGGAGTCCGAGAAGGCCTGCGAAGGGGCAAAAG ATTCCGATGAAGACACCACCCGATCGAGATTGTCGAAGAATCTTCTTGAAATACTCTCAGAGAAGAGTAGCTTGTGCTACTTTGTTCAATTCTTGGAGGAGCGCAAGGGGTTGCCACTGATAAAGTTCTGGTTGGACGTTGAGAGCTTCCGGACGTCTGCACAGGTATGCGATGGCTTTAAATACTACTCCACGCCCAATTCATCAAATTACAAAACAAACACAAAGAGTACGTCGTCAGAGGGATGTGATGATATGTCGTGCTTTAGTGTGGATTACGATGATAGCGTATCCATTGGATCAGAGAGATTTTCCACAGTGGATGGTGGTGGAGATGATGGGAGTTGTGATATCAGACGCGGGGATGATGGGAAATCCACAGTTTCTGATGATTTGAGTGGGCAGCTGAGTAAAATTACGGATTTCATTGAGAATCCCGAAGAGGACGTGGCGAGTTACTCCAAATTATGTGATATATCAACGGGACAATTGGGTGGGGAAGAGAAAGCAAGGAATGACAGGTCACAAGAGGGCAGTACGCCGGAAGTGGAGGGGGGAGGCGTGGCTGGGGAGAAGATGCGTCCGGATACAACCAAAGTGCAAACGTGCATTGCAACAGATGCTGTTAGAATCTTTAGGAAGTACTTCACGAGTAATTCTCCGTATTGGATTGACATCCCTGCACCCATTCATGCCAAAATCTCCCTGGCACTGTGTACAGAGGACACAGGTGCGGGCTTCCCTGTGTCCCCGTATTGCTTTGAAGATGCCCAAAAGTGTGTCTTTAGTCGCCTGGAGATGGAGCACCTCAATGATTTCCTCGACAGTGTTTTCTACTGCAAATACTGCGTGGATGTTGTGACTGGTGAGGGGCTCCAGCTGCGTGATATTCTCCACAGTGAGTCAGCCTTATTCTACTTCCTTGAATTCCTCGAACAGGAAAATATGCGTGATTATTTGGACTTTTGGGTGTCTGCAACGAATTTTCGGCGTCAATTTGCAGAGAGTGGCGACCGGATGGTCCACGCGGAGGCTCAAAGTGACGCAATGGTGCTCTATGAGAAATACTTCTCCCTCCAGGCCAATACATCCCTCCAGTTCTCCGATGCGGTGCGTTTTCACGTCGAGGAGCGCATTTGTTCGCAAACAGAGCCAATTTTCACGTGCTTCGATCATCCAGTGCGGATTGTGGAGCATTTTCTCAATGCCAACTACTTTGGGGGCTTCATAAAGTCTCAGCTGTTCTACAAGTACCTCTCGGAGCTTCTCAATCGCATTCAGGAGCACAAACGTGCCACCGGGCATGCGCGGAGGAGTCACAGGAAGACATTTTCCGATTGTTCCGGGAGCATCTCAACGCAAAACACCCTCCTGGCCATGGAGACACCGCAAAAGCATCGAGCTGTACGTTCTTCCTCAACGTCCGACATGCAAATTGATTCGCGACATATCAGTGATCCCGATCTCCTCTGGCGACGCTCCTCACTCACGCACGGCTTGAGTTTTGGGCGCATCAATGCCCTAGGGCGGTATGAGCGTGattttgaaatggaaaatgggGAGGACAGATGGAGCCTCTCAGCGGGTGGGAGTAAACTCAAGAAAGCAATGCGGAAGCTCGTGAATCTGCCCGAGGACAAAGTTCAGGAGGAAATTGCCTGGCAAGTGGCCGAAATGATTGTTAAGGATATTACGAACATTACTCTCAATCATGACACAAAAACGTGA